From a region of the Lactuca sativa cultivar Salinas chromosome 4, Lsat_Salinas_v11, whole genome shotgun sequence genome:
- the LOC111920139 gene encoding protein translation factor SUI1 homolog, producing MSELDIQIPTAFDPFAEANAENSGAGSKEYVHIRIQQRNGRKSLTTVQGLKKEFSYNKILKDLKKEFCCNGTVVQDPELGKVIQLQGDQRKNVSTFLVQAGIVKKEHIKIHGF from the exons ATGTCTGAGCTCGACATCCAGATTCCAACTGCCTTTG ATCCATTCGCTGAGGCAAATGCTGAGAACTCAGGTGCTGGGTCAAAGGAATACGTTCATATACGTATACAGCAACGCAATGGTAGGAAAAGCCTGACCACTGTTCAAGGCTTGAAGAAAGAATTCAGCTACAACAAGATCCTTAAAGACCTTAAAAAGGAGTTTTGCTGCAATGGTACTGTTGTTCAAGACCCTGAACTTGGCAAG GTTATCCAACTTCAAGGTGATCAAAGGAAGAACGTATCCACCTTTCTCGTTCAA GCTGGCATTGTGAAGAAAGAACACATCAAAATTCATGGTTTTTAA
- the LOC111919942 gene encoding uncharacterized protein LOC111919942, with the protein MVCEKCEKKLSKVIVPDKWKEGASNTTEGGGRKINENKLLSKKNRWSPLGTTKCIICKQQVHQNGKYCHTCAYSKGVCAMCGKQVLDTKNYKQSNV; encoded by the exons ATGGTTTGCGAGAAGT GTGAGAAGAAATTGTCGAAAGTAATTGTGCCAGATAAGTGGAAAGAAGGAGCAAGCAACACCACCGAAGGCGGTGGTCGTAAGATCAACGAAAACAAGCTTCTCTCCAAGAAAAACAG ATGGTCACCATTAGGAACAACCAAGTGCATCATATGCAAGCAACAAGTCCACCAAAATGGCAAGTATTGCCATACATGCGCCTACTCCAAAG GTGTTTGTGCAATGTGTGGAAAACAAGTTTTGGACACCAAGAACTACAAGCAAAGCAAtgtgtaa